AAATTTAATAACTTTGTGACAAAACAGCTTTAGTTTACAAAAACCAAATACAGAATATCAAGCTCTTAACAAGGCGAAGCGCACAAATGAAAATGCActtatgtatgtatttatgtatatagGCAATACTGACAGGAAAACATATCATAATTATAGTATATtggaatatatacatttaatactAAGTATAGACTGTTTTCAACATCGTCTTTACATCGTCATCTCAACGCAAGGAGTGGATAacttcactttttgcgctaaggtgacgacaTGTTGGTTTATGTTATTTATAACCTTCGTACATTTCTGCAAGTGTCTTAAGATCTTTTCTACAAATGCAAGAACTCAGAGCCTTGCGACCAAAAAGAATACCAACTTcttataatactttttttttttattttcaaaacaacaacgcttaaataaatagatagattaATCTTATTAATCCCTGTGCTTTTGAAGCAACATGGTCTCGTCAATATAATGATTCCCTTGTCTGTCGAACTCAAAGGCTGGAGTCTTAGTATGGTTACATACCTCTACCCCAATCCTGTTTGGTGCAGAAAATCTGTGTTTGTCACCGACGATTTCAATACTATTATGATAAAAATTGCATTTGTGATAAAGTGAAAACTACTGGTATTTTGGTACGTGCAGAAACAGTATCAATTGGTAAACATGTTCTCTTTGTCATTATCATGACAAAATATTCACAGATCTATCTATCAACGATTCATCGTACTTATAAAGTCGTGCCTGAATAAGGTTTTATGTCTTTACAAATTTTCATTCTTATATACGGGTAGGCTGATATAACAACTAGAAGCAAATTACTCTTTGTAAAAGACTTACATAACCCTAATGACAATACAATGTATAAGACAAATCCGTCACGGTGACGTACTCTCCATAAAGAAGTGTCTAGACATGCTTCAGAAATGCCTGAAATCATGATGAATtgagaaaaaaagaagtttttacaTAGAGAATAAACATGACCTTTTGTTTGAaggaaattaaataataaaaagtgTATTGCCAATACAAAAGGTTTTGTTCATGAAGCGACAGTCCTTTGATATTTAAAGATATGTGATAACATATTATACATATTGATTTTAGAGACTTACGTCTAAGGTATATTATTAATATGTACCTCTATTTTCATGTTTACTAACTCTTCTGGTATATTAAGATTATAAATTACCTCGCGGTAGTTAAATGTTTTGACTTATGCATGTAACAGAAAACAATGATTCTATCTTTAAGTTAGTATGGCACATTTTCATTTTCCATGGCTGGTCTGTTATTGAACCAAAACGGTGGCCTGTATCTGTGACTACGAAAATCGGACCTTATTGCTCTTGGACAAAAACTTGTCCCCTGTAAATCACTGTAGGTGTTGGTTCTTTGTAGAGTCTCATCAAAGCCCTCCAGGGAACTGTCTCTGCTCAGATGTGGAGGATCGTCAGTctaaacagcaacaacaaaatattttgacttcTGTGCGGTGACGAATACaacgtttatattttttataattgctATAGGATAAACGCAACGGTAATTTGACTTGACATTAAAAGCGTGAACGGCTAGCAACGATTAATGTCTAAAAGAACGTtaggaagaaaagaaaatgtatttttcaaaatgagaGATGAGAGACATTGACTATGGACCCGATCGGACTTCACGCTAAAAAACTGGATGGATTATCCTTTAACCATAGAATAATACATACATTTATGCTAATGTTATAAACCTATCTCAACAACACATTCTGTCAGAACTATTAACAAACGAATGGGTTATAAATCTTACTTACGAAGGTGGTAGTTCTGTTTACAATTTTCTTCAGGTTGCTCAGTGATCTGCAGTTAGTTTGAAAATTAATGCAAACAAAATTCTACTGTTCAGTTAGTCTCTACATGGATATCTTAAACAAAAGTCTGACGAAGGAgcaatcaaatttttaaaatcattcacTCAACAAACATTCAACTTTGTGGAACTTACTGCAACAAGTAAAATCAAAATGTGAATGCAGAAATTAGGTGTTTTAGATTCAGAAATACACAgggtactggtactgatgataatcccggacagatgataaagacGACCACCTTGGAATTTTTCAATTGCTATCGGATGTTTATAAAGCTGAACACAccgtctaatagcaaccactaACAACACCTACTAGtgtaaccaaaaacaaaattggtaagtgttatgtataaataaatgacttagttttatctgtataaaaatatttatcaaaaattactggggaagagaaTATACTTTGCGCATGCACACTGTCAGCACATGAAGGcctgatattgggtcacttttcattatttgatccggaatgactgtagcatttttgggaaagtttcaatataatgatgaagaaaattttgtaaatgacaaaatggtcgaatttatcatcagtcaacgttcgtacagtccccgTTTCACATACCTGTTTCAGGGCCTCACTTtctgtgagtttgcttactaaatataaatttgaattatgttttcagcaaatgttaagctttattttgataccaaccattgataataatttgcagaaataaaaagttacaggtaaaaaacatcattttctgtccgggtttatcatcagtaccagtaatatTACCTTTTCACGTACACAAACATAACTCCTGCAGCAGCTAGGGAAAATGCTGCTATGGCACCAACCACAGCTACGGCGACCACCAGATCTAAACAGACAAAATTCAATAATATTTGTTGCAACAATATTGTCCCCACACGGCATTTATATACTATCctgtaaatttcaaaatacacTACATAACTACCTCTGAGTTCAGTATATATCAAATCAGTACGTATGTCTCCGCCAATCTACTCATATCATCAAATGTTCATCAAATATGCATATATAATATGTTTCTTTGGCCTGTTATACAAACtagcatttaaaaatatttcccgtGGGTtccaaaaattaattttgaaacccACTTAACTCCTTTAAGTTCTTGAATGAATTAACGTGAACAGAAAATTTTTAATTCTATATCGGTGAATTAagtatttaagtatattttgtgtTTGACTACACTTTCTTATGCAGAATGGAAACTTGGTCGCATTCCAAGGTGCGATTAGGCTCACCTGTTTCAGAACTATATTTCTGTGTAATAAACGATGGCGTCGGCGGTATCTGTTGAGGTACTGGCGTGACTATTGACGAAGCAAGTACCGCTGCTGTTGAAATTCCATCCATTTCTGTTCGTTGCGATGATAACACAGAACTATGAAACGATGATTCTGAAGCCGCTCGATATGTGTCGGTTCTTGATGGTACTATAGATGTCATTGAAGTACTTGTAAAACTATACTTGATGCTGGATATTTCTAACATTGCATTTGTTGGTGAAATATATGTGTTTACAGCAATAGATAGTATTTTATTTGACATAGAATGAGTAACTGAGGAATGTAATTCAGACTGTGATAGAACTGGTAAGCTTGATAAGATTTCAGTGATAAAAGTGACTGACGGGTCTATATGTGGAGGTGATGTACCTGAGAAAGAACTGTATAAATAGCTTGAAGTTTCTGATGATGTTTCAGAGTATCTTTGTGTTGTCGGCAATATGCTTAGTACTTTACTCAAATGTGTCTCACTGCTTTCAGTGACAAGCGTCAAATGTGTTGACAATGGCTCAGTATGAACATATGTATCATAAGGCGAAGAAAACATGACTTCGGAAGATTCGTCCGTAAAATATGATGTCATCCGGTCTGTAACTGAAGCTAGTAAAACACTCGATTCTGCTTGAAAGGAAGATCTTGGAGTCAACGGCAATTGTGGATAATCGGATAACATAGAATGTGATACTGAAAGTAAATTCGAAGTTATCATTTTAGAATATAATGTAGATTGTGAtactaaaatacattttgatctATCACTAGAATATAATGTAGACTGTGATACTGAAAGTATATACGAATGTATCCATTTAGTATATGGTAGTGAACTGTAAACGTTATTGAGAGATGTTATCTAGAAATTTCTGTGAACGTGTTGAAGTTAGTTTGGTTGGTATAATACGCCataattttaccttttatataCTACGCGTAATGCTTCCGTTCTATTGATAACTCTCAagaatatttattattcatttattataaaacGGATATTACAATAGACAAACCATTGGCGTAAAAAATGTAACACTACCGTACAATGAAAATATAGTCCGTTTCGTGCAAAAACGAAGACGGACTTAGAACTAGCTTTAAACAGTAGGTTTTGTCTTTGTTCAACATATCCAGGTGTAAATTTGCAAGAAAAGAAAGATTTTCAGCTGTAGATATCATATAGTGTTAGTACTTACATTGGTCGTCTAAAGAAAACAAACCAATCCAATACTCCTGTCGGCAACCCTGCACGCTAACAAACCTGTCCAGTAGATTATCGTAAGAGTTATAGCAAGAAAGAGGTGACCATTTCCCTGCTTTGCTGTCGCAATTTGCTTTTCCGTTGAAAAGCGCTGAAAATCAAACACCCAAAGTAAACATCATGCCTACATCATATGCAAAGGTAAAGGTACTAAGTAACCGCTCAGGATTATTCCGGTAGAAGTCTgtaaaagcttgaaatatatTTAGAGTTTGACTTAGTGGCTGGTCAATTCTTAttgttaataatattattattgtgGATTCAAAAAAGAGACAAGACATAGTACTTGACATTTCAATCTACTCCGTccacgattttttttttatcttaaagtggcattatgcgatTCTGAATACTGCATAAAGTgtgttttctttaatgttttataaaagcaattttcggttgctgtgcatttaaatgtgttaaatcaaCGATAATATCGcatgtatatttaaaattgatgctttagaaataaagaaatcgggtTTATGAAATAACAGTTTGTTTCTTTAATCTTCCAAGCAGTGATCCTCCTTATCtctagagatttctgaagttgaagggaagcaactcctgcgtgcagtttaaCTTTCCCCAGGCTAAataagaaaaagtcatttttggaAACATACTATCTCGTACTgttaacaggaagagtttggtatattgggttaaaagctacaAGTTCCTCCAccttttttacacacacatctatttcagctggattcttaattgaaaaatgcgcataattccactttaattgATCCAATGTTATCTCTgtcatatatttataatataatgaCAACCTACGATTTTTACAGAGACTTTTAATCCCTCTTTTGCTGCAGTTTTCAACACGATATTGTCCTTTTTTGTTAACAACACAACCAGTAACATTCGTTTGTATACCACGTGCTGCAAGTTCCTGTAGCTTAGCTGCCGAGAGACAAATATCATATAGCTGAAAGTGTATCCTTCTTTAAACATGACAAATATATACATAGCTTTGTATCAGTAATTTAAGGTTCTAGACGTATGTATTTGTACGATTTTGAGATTTGTAACAGTCTTTGAAGCCACCAATAGTGTCTTTAGAATACTTTTAAGTACGTGTATTGCAGATGCTAATAGACTATTTCATATATCTAAAGGATAAATCCTAAAGTCTGTCTTAAAACTGTAGTTATTAATAGTAaaatagctttctgtccaattctcTTTTCACATTTGCTGTATATTATTcatgttatgacaaaaataaaatatgtaattttgtttaaaccGATAGTAAACTCAATGAAAAGTTCATTGCAACCAGTCAATATACCAGTAATAGCAACTGGGTCTGTTCATTAGAGACAGTGCTTCGTGCAACGTATCCTGACTCCCCTAGTACCGGACATTAGCTGAACTCTATTAAACTAAAGCCTTGTTAtgtgtacaatgtacataaaagGATGTTTCGGTGTAGGTAACATATGTCATTAACGAAACGAAGATTGTGACATGCATGACATTAACATGCGTAACAATTTATGATTATTGTTAAAGCTACCTTTCTTGTAAAGTGACCAATGTCCTCCACTGATATTGCCACACGTTACCACTGAATTATGTTCACAGGATGCACAAGATGAAGTCCTACTAAATTTTTTAGATTTGAGCTCACATCTGCATATGTTTCCCTGTAAATTGCAGagctttatttttcttaaaaacaatgtatttgaaagaaaatgatataaataaaaatttgaaatatttctaaattattcatttttaatcaaGGATGATTTATGAATATGATataccattttattatatacctatataaattctgtaaaaatatcggcttgtattccacaattaaatatgaacagacagacaaaaattccgtattgtaccttttaaaatCCGTATTGTaacttccgtattgtatgctgtcggactattttcataaatatgcatgacccgacaaatttctataaatagcgcacataaaacttcactatgttccatttaatatcgataaacattgaagatttcgttcaagaacaaaacaagaatcaaaatggtaaaggtacgatccgatctggcaaaatccactcgagccgaatactgcatcccagatcaatctactgttataataaccctattatatagcCGTTTAGAAACACGTAGTCTTTACACGAGATTATAGTGAGGACACATAATAGATGTATCTATCtgtaatttatcttttttatgtttCTAATATTCACATACCACAATTTAGTATACCTGTAAAGCAACGACCATAGACTGTGGTCCACAACTTTCAATGCACGTATGTGGTAAATTGTACGACATATTAAAACCATCTGGAGGGACATTCGCTTGAAAACAGCCTGCGAAAAGAAGAGAAGTGAAGTCAACCAACCTATCTCTGGTGTCTGCCGCTCAACTAGAGtgtcgtgggttcgagtctcTCTGGGGTAACGATCACACCTTctaatatgacaccagtactgttatTTCTAGGAAGCGGATTCAAGATTGGTTCAAGTAAGCTTGTAGCTgccatcacaatcaagctaaaataaactGGTATAAACTAACTTAGCTCTGTTAAGTTACGCATTTTCCAGCGAGCTAATATTAGCATAAAATTTACCGAATAATTAcactgagaaaaccaacaaacacaaaacaaatatatagcaCTTGGttaaaatcacagaaaaaaaaacatgaaaataaaatcaaatgtttgtttaaacatcttttacttgaaaattttgtTGCTGGTGTTCACTCGCATCCTCTAAATCTGTTTAGGTGTATTTCCTTTGTTCACTTATATGGAACATTCCTTAATTACTTTTTATATTAAAGGAAGATATTCTTGTATTGCGTTAATTGCACAAATTTTGTTACAAAGGCTTGCATTTCTTAATCTATTTACAAGGTTTTCATTGGTTATTAGACTGTGGTATGTCACTTTCAGGGAAGCGGGCGTCTAGGCAGGTGTCGTCAAATATATAATAATGGTCAAGGTCGTTGTCACtgtcaatgaaaatataaacaaaacctTTAGTTAGGGTTGGAAAATTTCAATGTACCTTTGTCTATAGAGAATATTATTGGGGTTGTATTTGGGAATGCTGTGATAGAAGACAAtatcactgttacttaaaatgtAAAAGGATATCCTATGGCCTACTATTTTCATCCCCCGCCGAAGGCGACGGGATATAGTTGTTCGTCAGTCCGACTGTCTGAAACTATATCTATGACATGATGCGGAATATTTAACTTAAACATGGTATAAATGTTGACTGCTGTAGAAAAGTGCCACCCTGTAAGTTTTTGTCAGACTGTAGTTGTAAGACTGAGATATTGCCCTCTGTACATAAATCATACAGAGTTACATATAATTTTCTGTCTGTCCGGAATCATATTTCAAGCATGGTTGGAAGGATTTCtataaaatatggtaaaaataATAACTGCTATAGGACAATGCAGCCCTATTAGTCATATTTAGATTAATTCAAACAGTGAAAGTTGAATCGAAGTTAACTGAAGCCCTAGTTACACTGAAAGATGAGACAGCTTAAGACAAGTTACGAACAGCTGAAAATCGCAAGAACTCGCAGAAATTTCTTGTCACAATAGCTGGATGGTTTTGTCACAAGACAGGAAGTTTTCATGGGGAGGTTTCCATCGTATTAAAATCCTTACTGTGACCAGCCAGGTCACAGAATTCTTGTCTTTCACTTTTTACTTTTGTTCTGCAACAAGTCTCATGTAGTTTTATGAGGTCGCGGTCCGTCGTTCAAAATTTGTACAACTATGCCCAGCTATTCGCATTTTAGTCATGATGAGTTGAGACCAGTCATACGACCGATCCTAAAGTCAGTATCACGACCGGTTAAGACTAGTCGTGCGAGTTGGCCTTGACAATCGTAGGTAGTCAGGGTTGACTGTACAATAAATCCCGCAGTGTATTGCGCGGCCAGTGAGTCAGTTAGTCTGTCCGCAGAATTCTTATGCGACCGCTACGTTGACATCGCAGAAAAAGCCTCAACCCTACAAAAGATCGCTCTACGTCGTACGGCTGACACGGTCGTGGACAATTGGCTGGGACGAGAATCGAGTACAAAATATAAAGAATTTAATTTTGGTAAACTCGAATAAGATCAAATGAAGTACACTTACCTTGTGTCCACACCCACATTGGTTCAGCGGCtgtaaaaatgagtaaaaatgagtAGATGTCAGGCAGGTAGCAAACTGCAAGCTTTATCAGTTCTTAAAGCAGATACTAAATCAGAATGTTAAATATGAGCATACAATAATAGTTTTAGCgggttttttatgtttttttttaatcagaagtttctaaaaagtaataaatcagtCAATAAAATGATCTTTTGAACGAAACTAAGCTCAAGAAGAGGTAATGGAACGTGAATTAACGCTACTAAATCAGCCTATTAAATGGCCTTCATGATAAAATGCGTCAAAATGTAAACACCAAGTTCAAAAACATTCGATAAAATCTGTGATAAGATTTTTTGGAATCATTGAACGCAGCCAGGCAAAATAATAGtgttggtttgattgagtctgttcaatacaggtaatgaaatgtcaagaagaagaagaagatgatgatggATGAGGAGGAGAAGAAGAAGAGAATGTGATAACGATGAtgacaaaaaaaatgatgatgaGGGAAAAGGACGAAGAAGAAGATGGATGTTAAGGAGAAGAAAATTGTGAAGAGGGAGAGGAAAAAGATGATGATTAAGAAAAGGAGTAGATTAAAATAAAGGACATaaacatgatgatgatgatgattattattattattattattattattattattcagcCTTTTGCCTAATCATAATTATAttctaattaattataattaattaacaaattcgaaataattgaaaataattaataattgagacaaaagtcaatgaaaataattgtaattaattaattactgactcAGATTTGACCAATAATtatcaattaaatctaattattcTTAATTATTGTGTCTCATGTGTAAGTGCTCAGGTGAAATTTCACACTGTAAAGCAGTCATAGTTTATATCTATTATGCTCTAAACAACAAGGTGTCAACACCTtaattttgtattctttcatCACATACAGATTTAAGATGCATTTCTGGTCTATAATAACTTTAATTGTTTTTGCTACACAAAAGCtgttatttgcattatttttcttaagaaaatattgtattgataaaataatgtaacagtaCCTGATAACAATttggttttttttcccctttttcaatCTATTGAATAAATAACAGGGGTCCaaacaagtttttgtttttgtccagtACTGTTTactaatataaaatgattttatataactGAAGAGTGATTTCTGAGTGAATACAGTAGTGTCACCTCATATACAGAGGCCAACTTGTAGGAAACACATTATTTGTCTTGTTTGCTTTTCAACTGGTATCCTTcggcaaaataaaatatttcaatacagCCAATTCTTAAGGCATGACTTGATGAAAATTATTTGTAGCTAATTACTTATcctaaataattgtaattaatcaattatttgtaatttaattgaCAGGATTGGCAAAATAATTGTTATT
The Mercenaria mercenaria strain notata chromosome 10, MADL_Memer_1, whole genome shotgun sequence genome window above contains:
- the LOC123560055 gene encoding uncharacterized protein LOC123560055 isoform X2, whose product is MEYILPRGRIYFLIIFQMVIFLYTKLLAAEPMWVWTQGCFQANVPPDGFNMSYNLPHTCIESCGPQSMVVALQGNICRCELKSKKFSRTSSCASCEHNSVVTCGNISGGHWSLYKKAKLQELAARGIQTNVTGCVVNKKGQYRVENCSKRGIKSLCKNPLFNGKANCDSKAGKWSPLSCYNSYDNLLDRFVSVQGCRQEYWIGLFSLDDQLSHSMLSDYPQLPLTPRSSFQAESSVLLASVTDRMTSYFTDESSEVMFSSPYDTYVHTEPLSTHLTLVTESSETHLSKVLSILPTTQRYSETSSETSSYLYSSFSGTSPPHIDPSVTFITEILSSLPVLSQSELHSSVTHSMSNKILSIAVNTYISPTNAMLEISSIKYSFTSTSMTSIVPSRTDTYRAASESSFHSSVLSSQRTEMDGISTAAVLASSIVTPVPQQIPPTPSFITQKYSSETDLVVAVAVVGAIAAFSLAAAGVMFVSLSNLKKIVNRTTTFTDDPPHLSRDSSLEGFDETLQRTNTYSDLQGTSFCPRAIRSDFRSHRYRPPFWFNNRPAMENENVPY
- the LOC123560055 gene encoding uncharacterized protein LOC123560055 isoform X1, with protein sequence MEYILPRGRIYFLIIFQMVIFLYTKLLAAEPMWVWTQGCFQANVPPDGFNMSYNLPHTCIESCGPQSMVVALQGNICRCELKSKKFSRTSSCASCEHNSVVTCGNISGGHWSLYKKAKLQELAARGIQTNVTGCVVNKKGQYRVENCSKRGIKSLCKNPLFNGKANCDSKAGKWSPLSCYNSYDNLLDRFVSVQGCRQEYWIGLFSLDDQLSHSMLSDYPQLPLTPRSSFQAESSVLLASVTDRMTSYFTDESSEVMFSSPYDTYVHTEPLSTHLTLVTESSETHLSKVLSILPTTQRYSETSSETSSYLYSSFSGTSPPHIDPSVTFITEILSSLPVLSQSELHSSVTHSMSNKILSIAVNTYISPTNAMLEISSIKYSFTSTSMTSIVPSRTDTYRAASESSFHSSVLSSQRTEMDGISTAAVLASSIVTPVPQQIPPTPSFITQKYSSETDLVVAVAVVGAIAAFSLAAAGVMFVYVKRSLSNLKKIVNRTTTFTDDPPHLSRDSSLEGFDETLQRTNTYSDLQGTSFCPRAIRSDFRSHRYRPPFWFNNRPAMENENVPY